In Nocardia sputorum, a single genomic region encodes these proteins:
- a CDS encoding FHA domain-containing protein — translation MNAQIEVLPGAHLVASASGAVVVVAHRGDGVVTADTVAARTMGALLDIVREAVARDRSRSGRAVARLATTWLMGLAHGEEDEVEFGVITPADNGLAVFLHGGVTAVLAGAGHTEVLRGRDAGFTVDRMVTPAPGIGAGLFVDEAGWTAESLPGRGIFALGEGTAPGSGAVLWSGTSLEANLGEPETHGVGEPGRRPQAGAAWQAPPAPRPVPAPEPPRIEEPQHVEPPAVSTPHSVPAPLIQDPAAAAGSAAPQAPPSHRPEAEQASGAQPRPAPSLRKGEDSVDAATEVDLRAAAPGATPGPGVTPPVAQPIPPRPDQGPARPAHRTDRDHAIANDANLAETVVPSAEVVAAALGSTGSNTLGHRVIVHGFQCARGHHNDPRVSFCAVCGIRMDQLTCVLSEGVRPPLGVLLLDDGTSFVLDSDCVLGREPEYAEAVARGARPLRLEDSSGGMSRAHAEIRLVDWDVTVVDGGSTNGTHIRHPGRQDWVRAVPGRPVTLAPGAQIQLGGRVLTFDSPHGQL, via the coding sequence GTGAACGCGCAGATCGAGGTGTTGCCCGGCGCCCACCTGGTGGCGAGCGCGAGCGGTGCCGTTGTGGTGGTCGCGCACCGCGGCGACGGCGTCGTCACGGCGGACACGGTGGCGGCCCGGACGATGGGTGCGCTGCTGGACATCGTGCGCGAGGCCGTCGCGCGGGACCGGAGTCGCAGTGGGCGCGCGGTGGCGCGGCTGGCCACGACCTGGCTGATGGGGCTGGCCCACGGCGAGGAGGACGAGGTCGAATTCGGCGTGATCACACCGGCGGACAACGGTCTCGCGGTTTTCCTGCACGGTGGCGTCACCGCTGTCCTCGCCGGCGCGGGCCACACGGAGGTGCTGCGCGGCCGGGACGCCGGATTCACCGTCGACCGCATGGTGACGCCCGCACCCGGCATCGGCGCGGGGTTGTTCGTTGACGAGGCGGGATGGACCGCGGAGTCGCTACCGGGGCGCGGTATCTTCGCGCTCGGCGAGGGAACCGCACCGGGGTCGGGCGCGGTGCTGTGGTCCGGGACGTCGCTGGAAGCGAACCTCGGCGAACCGGAGACCCACGGCGTCGGCGAACCCGGGCGGCGACCTCAGGCGGGAGCCGCGTGGCAAGCCCCGCCCGCGCCCCGGCCGGTTCCGGCACCCGAACCGCCGCGGATCGAGGAGCCGCAGCACGTCGAGCCGCCGGCGGTGTCGACACCGCATTCGGTCCCTGCTCCGCTGATACAAGACCCCGCGGCGGCCGCGGGATCCGCCGCACCTCAGGCGCCGCCATCGCACCGTCCCGAAGCGGAGCAGGCGTCAGGAGCGCAGCCGCGGCCGGCGCCGAGCCTGCGCAAAGGCGAGGATTCCGTCGACGCCGCAACGGAAGTCGATCTTCGGGCAGCGGCGCCCGGGGCCACGCCGGGCCCGGGCGTGACACCCCCGGTGGCGCAGCCGATACCGCCGCGACCGGACCAGGGACCGGCGCGGCCCGCGCACCGCACCGACCGGGACCACGCGATCGCCAACGACGCGAATCTCGCCGAGACGGTGGTGCCCTCGGCCGAGGTCGTCGCGGCCGCGCTCGGGTCGACCGGTTCGAACACGCTGGGACATCGGGTGATCGTGCACGGCTTCCAGTGCGCCCGCGGTCATCACAACGATCCGCGGGTGTCCTTCTGCGCGGTGTGCGGCATCCGGATGGATCAGCTCACCTGCGTGCTGAGCGAGGGGGTGCGTCCCCCGCTGGGCGTGCTGCTCCTGGACGACGGCACGTCGTTCGTGCTGGACAGCGACTGCGTGCTCGGACGCGAGCCGGAGTATGCCGAGGCCGTCGCGCGTGGCGCTCGCCCGCTGCGGCTGGAGGACAGCTCGGGTGGAATGTCCCGGGCCCACGCGGAGATCCGTCTCGTCGACTGGGACGTCACCGTCGTGGACGGCGGCTCCACCAACGGCACCCACATCCGTCATCCCGGACGGCAGGATTGGGTGCGTGCGGTCCCCGGCCGGCCGGTCACCCTCGCGCCCGGCGCCCAGATCCAACTGGGCGGACGCGTCCTGACCTTCGACTCCCCACACGGCCAGCTGTAG
- a CDS encoding NADH-quinone oxidoreductase subunit C: protein MTFDTPDDTDAPPAHDAIDAAATAGPEGTLPEEDAGQAGAEVIGVRRGMFGVTGTGDTSGYGRLVRPVTLPGSTPAPYGGYFDEVVDALRTALTATGVRLDAALEKVIVFRGELTLHVRREQLLPVARALRDDSALRFELCLGVDGVHYPEDSGRELHAVYHLMSITHNRRLRVEVAAPDADPHIPSLYEVYPTTDWHERETYDFFGIRFDGHPSLTRITMPDDWRGHPQRKDYPLGGIPVEYKGARIPPPDERRAYS, encoded by the coding sequence ATGACCTTCGACACCCCCGACGACACCGACGCCCCGCCCGCGCACGACGCGATCGACGCCGCGGCCACCGCGGGCCCCGAAGGCACCCTGCCGGAGGAGGATGCCGGACAGGCCGGCGCCGAGGTGATCGGCGTGCGCCGCGGCATGTTCGGCGTCACCGGCACCGGTGACACCTCCGGTTACGGCCGGCTGGTCCGGCCGGTCACGCTCCCAGGCAGCACGCCCGCCCCGTACGGCGGCTACTTCGACGAGGTGGTCGACGCGCTGCGCACCGCGCTCACCGCCACGGGTGTCCGCCTGGACGCGGCGCTGGAGAAAGTGATCGTCTTCCGCGGCGAGCTCACCCTGCACGTGCGCCGCGAGCAGTTGCTGCCGGTGGCTCGCGCGTTGCGCGACGACTCCGCATTGCGTTTCGAGCTCTGCCTCGGCGTCGACGGCGTGCACTATCCGGAGGATTCCGGCCGCGAACTGCACGCCGTCTATCACCTCATGTCGATCACGCACAACCGCCGCCTGCGGGTGGAGGTCGCCGCGCCGGACGCGGACCCGCATATTCCGTCGCTCTACGAGGTCTATCCGACCACCGACTGGCACGAACGCGAGACCTACGACTTCTTCGGCATCCGGTTCGACGGGCACCCCTCGCTGACCCGGATCACCATGCCGGACGACTGGCGCGGCCACCCCCAGCGCAAGGACTACCCGCTCGGCGGGATCCCGGTCGAATACAAGGGCGCGCGCATCCCGCCGCCCGACGAGCGGAGGGCATACAGCTGA
- a CDS encoding NADH-quinone oxidoreductase subunit A, which translates to MNIEVPTLVLGAIAAAFALFSIVLSALVGPKRRNRAKLEPYECGIEPTPHAVAGGPGNVTGQRFPVKYYLTAMLFIIFDIEIVFLYPWAVHFDALGLFGLAAMALFIVNVSVAYAYEWKRGGLSWD; encoded by the coding sequence GTGAATATCGAGGTGCCGACGCTCGTACTCGGCGCGATCGCGGCGGCGTTCGCGCTGTTCTCCATCGTCCTCTCGGCCCTGGTCGGCCCGAAACGGCGCAACCGGGCGAAGCTGGAACCCTACGAATGCGGGATCGAACCCACCCCGCATGCCGTGGCCGGCGGGCCGGGAAATGTTACCGGACAACGCTTTCCGGTGAAGTACTACCTCACCGCGATGTTGTTCATCATCTTCGACATCGAGATCGTGTTCCTCTACCCGTGGGCAGTCCACTTCGATGCGCTCGGTCTCTTCGGTCTGGCCGCGATGGCGTTGTTCATCGTCAACGTCTCGGTGGCCTACGCCTACGAGTGGAAGCGCGGCGGTCTCAGCTGGGACTGA
- a CDS encoding AAA family ATPase, with protein sequence MAAERNGSGFRLHRPGADVPGAVRTAPAEPEEPEILGEDAVLDLSADIAGHDVEETLRRLDAELIGLAPVKRRVREIAALLLIDRARQRFGLTSSRPTMHMSFTGGPGTGKTTVALRMAQMLHALGYIRKPKVHTVTRDDLVGQFIGHTAPKTKEALAKAAGGVLFIDEAYYLFRPENERDYGQEVIEILLQEMENERASLVVIFAGYPDRMDRFFSANPGLSSRVAHHLEFADYTQAELLAIAELMVAAENFHFEDAARTAFGEYLERRMARPRFSNARSVRNALDRCRLRQAKRLVELRRPLTKTDLITLTDRDVYGSSVFTDPEPTARARR encoded by the coding sequence ATGGCGGCTGAGCGCAACGGCTCCGGATTCCGTCTGCACCGCCCGGGGGCCGACGTCCCCGGCGCGGTGCGGACGGCGCCCGCCGAACCGGAGGAGCCGGAGATTCTGGGCGAGGACGCGGTGCTGGATCTGTCCGCCGACATCGCGGGCCACGATGTCGAGGAGACGCTGCGCAGACTGGACGCGGAACTGATCGGGCTGGCCCCGGTGAAGCGGCGGGTCCGCGAGATCGCGGCGCTGCTGCTGATCGACCGCGCGCGGCAGCGTTTCGGGCTGACCTCGTCGCGGCCAACCATGCACATGAGCTTCACCGGCGGGCCGGGGACCGGCAAGACGACGGTGGCGCTGCGGATGGCGCAAATGCTGCACGCACTCGGCTACATCCGCAAACCGAAGGTGCACACCGTCACGCGAGACGATCTGGTGGGCCAGTTCATCGGGCACACCGCACCGAAGACCAAGGAGGCGCTGGCCAAAGCGGCGGGCGGTGTGCTGTTCATCGACGAGGCCTACTACCTGTTCCGGCCGGAGAACGAACGCGACTACGGGCAGGAGGTGATCGAGATCCTGTTGCAGGAGATGGAGAACGAGCGCGCCAGCCTGGTGGTGATCTTCGCGGGATATCCCGACCGGATGGACCGCTTCTTCTCCGCCAATCCGGGCCTGTCCTCGCGGGTCGCCCATCACCTGGAGTTCGCCGACTACACCCAGGCGGAACTGCTGGCCATCGCCGAACTCATGGTGGCCGCGGAGAACTTCCATTTCGAGGACGCGGCGCGGACCGCGTTCGGGGAGTACCTGGAACGCCGGATGGCTCGTCCGCGCTTCTCCAACGCGCGCAGCGTGCGCAATGCGCTGGACCGCTGCCGGTTGCGGCAGGCCAAGCGTCTCGTCGAACTGCGCAGGCCGTTGACCAAGACCGATCTGATCACGCTGACCGACCGCGATGTCTACGGCAGCAGCGTGTTCACCGACCCCGAGCCGACCGCGCGAGCCCGCCGGTGA
- the nuoD gene encoding NADH dehydrogenase (quinone) subunit D yields the protein MTDTDTDVTAPEPATVTVAGQDWDQVAETLSGAGEERIVVNMGPQHPSTHGVLRLILEIEGETVTEARCGIGYLHTGIEKNLEFRNWTQGVTFVTRMDYLSPFFNETAYCLGVEKLLDITEQIPERATIVRVLLMELNRISSHLVALATGGMELGALTPMLFGFRERELILDVFETITGLRMNHAYIRPGGLAQDLPDNGVTKVRELLALLPKRLRDMEHLLTANPIWKARTQNIGYLDLQGCMALGITGPVLRATGLPHDLRKAQPYCGYENYEFDIPTTTGCDCYGRYVIRVEEMKESLKIVEQCLDRLRPGPVMIDDKKIAWPADLQVGADGLGNSPKHIGKIMGTSMEGLIHHFKLVTEGIRVPAGQVYAAVESPRGELGVHMVSDGGTRPYRVHYRDPSFTNLQAVAAMCEGGMVADVIASVASIDPVMGGVDR from the coding sequence ATGACCGACACCGACACCGACGTCACCGCCCCCGAGCCCGCCACGGTCACCGTCGCGGGACAGGACTGGGACCAGGTGGCCGAGACGCTGTCCGGCGCGGGCGAGGAACGCATCGTCGTCAACATGGGTCCGCAGCACCCGTCCACGCACGGCGTGCTGCGGCTGATCCTGGAGATCGAAGGCGAGACGGTCACCGAGGCCCGCTGCGGCATCGGCTACCTGCACACCGGGATCGAGAAGAACCTCGAATTCCGCAACTGGACCCAGGGCGTCACCTTCGTCACCCGCATGGACTATCTGTCGCCGTTCTTCAACGAGACGGCGTACTGCCTGGGCGTGGAGAAACTGCTCGACATCACCGAACAGATCCCGGAGCGCGCCACGATCGTGCGCGTGCTGCTGATGGAGCTCAACCGGATCTCCTCGCACCTGGTCGCCCTGGCCACCGGCGGCATGGAACTGGGCGCGCTGACGCCGATGCTGTTCGGGTTCCGCGAGCGCGAGCTGATCCTCGACGTGTTCGAGACGATCACCGGACTGCGGATGAACCACGCCTACATCCGCCCCGGCGGCCTGGCCCAGGACCTGCCCGACAACGGGGTCACCAAGGTGCGCGAACTGCTCGCGCTGCTGCCCAAACGGCTGCGCGACATGGAACACCTGCTCACCGCCAACCCGATCTGGAAGGCCCGCACCCAGAACATCGGCTACCTCGACCTGCAGGGCTGCATGGCCCTCGGCATCACCGGCCCCGTGCTCCGGGCCACCGGCCTGCCGCACGACCTGCGCAAAGCACAGCCTTACTGCGGCTACGAGAACTACGAATTCGACATCCCCACCACCACCGGATGCGACTGCTACGGCCGCTACGTCATCCGGGTGGAGGAGATGAAGGAGTCGCTGAAGATCGTCGAGCAGTGCCTGGACCGGTTGCGGCCCGGCCCGGTCATGATCGACGACAAGAAGATCGCCTGGCCGGCCGACCTACAGGTCGGCGCGGACGGACTCGGCAACTCCCCCAAGCACATCGGCAAGATCATGGGCACCTCCATGGAGGGGCTGATCCACCACTTCAAGCTGGTCACCGAAGGCATCCGCGTCCCCGCGGGCCAGGTGTACGCGGCGGTGGAGTCGCCCCGCGGCGAACTGGGCGTGCACATGGTCAGCGACGGCGGCACCCGGCCCTACCGGGTGCACTATCGCGACCCCTCGTTCACCAATCT
- a CDS encoding Rv3143 family two-component system response regulator, whose translation MPFVADSPRSTPLRVLVYSNDADTRRQVMQALGKRPSPELPEFEYLEVATAPVVIAQMDAGGIDLAVLDGEASPAGGLGIAKQLKDEVDPCPPLLVLTGRPDDAWLASWSRAEAAVAHPIDPLRLTEAVVALLRSRSAA comes from the coding sequence ATGCCGTTCGTGGCCGATTCTCCTCGTTCCACCCCGCTGCGGGTTCTCGTGTACAGCAATGACGCCGACACCAGGCGCCAGGTGATGCAGGCCTTGGGCAAGCGTCCGAGCCCGGAGTTGCCGGAGTTCGAGTACCTCGAGGTCGCCACCGCCCCCGTGGTGATCGCGCAGATGGACGCCGGAGGCATCGACTTGGCCGTGCTCGACGGCGAGGCGAGCCCGGCCGGCGGACTGGGCATCGCCAAGCAGTTGAAGGACGAAGTCGATCCGTGCCCGCCCCTGCTCGTGCTCACCGGCCGCCCCGACGACGCCTGGCTGGCCAGTTGGTCGCGTGCGGAGGCCGCGGTGGCGCATCCGATCGATCCGCTCCGGCTCACCGAGGCCGTCGTCGCACTGTTGCGCAGTCGCTCCGCGGCCTGA
- a CDS encoding form I ribulose bisphosphate carboxylase large subunit: MAEEIERDRWDPGVQSYASMGYYAPDYQPSETDVLAVFRVTPQRGVDPIEAAAAVAGESSTATWTVVWTDRLTAHSRYQAKCYRIDEVPGRPGEYFAYVAYDLDLFEEGSITNLTSSIIGNVFGFKPLLALRLEDMRIPVAYVKTFQGPPHGTVMEREYLNKYGRPLLGATVKPKLGLSARNYGRVIYEACKGGLDFTKDDENINSQPFMRWRDRYLFAMEGVNRAMAETGEIKGHYLNVTAASMEEMYERAEFAKELGSVVIMMDLTVGFTAMQSMSHWARRNGVLLHLHRAGHSTYTRQKTHGVSFRVLAKWCRLIGVDHLHAGTVVGKLEGDPATTKGFYDTLRENHIRTEPANGIFFDQYWASLPGVMPVASGGIHAGQMHQLLDLFGDDVVLQFGGGTIGHPLGIAAGAEANRVALEAVVQARNEGRDLLKEGPEVLRKAAEICRPLDVALATWGDVTFDYTSTDAPDAVPTASR, translated from the coding sequence ATGGCCGAAGAAATCGAACGCGACCGCTGGGATCCGGGTGTCCAATCCTATGCCTCGATGGGGTATTACGCGCCGGACTATCAGCCGTCGGAAACCGACGTGCTCGCCGTGTTCCGGGTGACCCCGCAGCGCGGCGTCGACCCGATCGAGGCCGCCGCCGCGGTGGCGGGCGAGTCCTCCACGGCGACGTGGACGGTGGTGTGGACCGACCGGCTCACCGCGCACTCGCGTTATCAGGCGAAGTGCTACCGCATCGATGAGGTCCCCGGACGGCCGGGGGAGTACTTCGCCTATGTCGCTTACGATCTCGACCTGTTCGAGGAGGGATCGATCACCAACCTGACCTCCTCGATCATCGGCAACGTGTTCGGGTTCAAGCCGTTGCTGGCGCTGCGGCTGGAGGACATGCGCATTCCGGTGGCCTACGTGAAGACGTTCCAGGGGCCGCCGCACGGCACGGTGATGGAACGCGAATATCTCAACAAATACGGCAGGCCGCTGCTGGGCGCGACGGTGAAACCGAAACTCGGGCTATCGGCCCGCAATTACGGGCGGGTGATCTACGAGGCGTGCAAAGGCGGCCTGGATTTCACCAAGGACGACGAGAACATCAACTCGCAGCCGTTCATGCGCTGGCGCGACCGCTACCTGTTCGCGATGGAGGGCGTCAACCGCGCGATGGCCGAAACCGGCGAGATCAAAGGTCACTACCTGAATGTGACCGCCGCGTCGATGGAGGAGATGTACGAGCGGGCGGAATTCGCCAAAGAACTCGGCAGCGTCGTGATCATGATGGATCTCACCGTCGGGTTCACCGCGATGCAGTCGATGTCGCACTGGGCGCGCCGCAACGGCGTGCTGCTGCACCTGCACCGCGCGGGGCATTCCACCTACACGCGGCAGAAGACGCACGGCGTCAGCTTCCGGGTGCTGGCCAAGTGGTGCAGGCTGATCGGCGTCGACCATCTGCACGCGGGCACCGTGGTGGGAAAACTGGAGGGCGATCCTGCGACGACCAAAGGGTTCTACGACACCTTGCGGGAGAACCACATCCGGACCGAGCCGGCCAACGGGATCTTCTTCGACCAGTATTGGGCGAGCCTGCCCGGCGTGATGCCGGTGGCCTCCGGCGGCATCCATGCCGGGCAGATGCATCAGCTGCTCGACCTCTTCGGTGACGACGTGGTGCTGCAGTTCGGCGGCGGCACCATCGGGCACCCGCTCGGCATCGCCGCGGGGGCGGAGGCGAACCGGGTCGCCCTGGAGGCGGTCGTGCAGGCCCGCAACGAAGGGCGCGACCTGCTGAAGGAGGGGCCCGAGGTGTTGCGCAAGGCGGCCGAGATCTGCCGTCCGCTCGATGTAGCCCTGGCGACCTGGGGCGACGTCACCTTCGACTACACCTCCACCGACGCGCCGGACGCCGTGCCGACGGCCAGCCGCTGA
- a CDS encoding ribulose bisphosphate carboxylase small subunit, producing MYLRHGTFCYLPPLTDEQIAAQVRYALLNNWPVSIEYTDDPHPRNAYWEMWGLPLFDLDEPDGVLAEINACRATFPRHYVRVLAYDARYTRQTTALSFLVQRPPDEPGFVLTRTEGPDRRQKYGLHSYATTVRPGDRYGG from the coding sequence ATGTATCTCAGGCACGGAACGTTCTGCTACCTGCCGCCGCTGACCGACGAGCAGATCGCCGCCCAGGTGCGCTACGCGCTGCTGAACAACTGGCCGGTGTCCATCGAGTACACCGACGATCCGCATCCGCGCAACGCCTACTGGGAGATGTGGGGATTGCCGTTGTTCGATCTCGATGAGCCCGACGGCGTGCTGGCCGAGATCAACGCCTGCCGGGCCACCTTTCCGCGCCATTACGTGCGGGTGCTGGCCTATGACGCCCGCTACACCAGGCAGACGACGGCGCTGAGTTTCCTGGTACAGCGGCCGCCCGACGAGCCCGGCTTCGTGCTGACTCGCACCGAAGGGCCGGACCGCAGGCAGAAGTACGGTCTGCACTCGTATGCGACGACCGTCCGCCCGGGAGACCGGTATGGCGGCTGA
- a CDS encoding NuoB/complex I 20 kDa subunit family protein, giving the protein MGLEEKLPSGFLLSTVEDFAGFLRKGSLWPATFGLACCAIEMMATGGGRFDIARFGMEAFRASPRQADLMIVAGRVSQKMAPVLRQVYDQMTEPKWVLAMGVCASSGGMFNNYAIVQGVDHVVPVDIYLPGCPPRPEMLLNAILALHAKIQQMPLGVNREEAIRAAEQAALASTPTIRMEGLLR; this is encoded by the coding sequence ATGGGTCTCGAGGAGAAACTGCCCAGCGGCTTCCTGCTGAGCACGGTCGAGGATTTCGCCGGATTCCTGCGCAAAGGCTCCCTATGGCCTGCCACCTTCGGGCTGGCCTGCTGCGCCATCGAGATGATGGCCACCGGCGGAGGCCGGTTCGACATCGCCCGTTTCGGTATGGAAGCATTCCGCGCCTCGCCTCGGCAGGCCGATCTGATGATCGTCGCCGGCCGGGTGAGCCAGAAGATGGCCCCGGTGCTGCGCCAGGTCTACGACCAGATGACCGAGCCGAAATGGGTGCTGGCGATGGGCGTCTGCGCGTCGTCGGGCGGGATGTTCAACAACTACGCCATCGTGCAGGGCGTCGATCACGTGGTGCCGGTCGACATCTACCTGCCAGGGTGCCCGCCCCGGCCGGAGATGCTGCTGAACGCGATCCTGGCACTGCACGCGAAAATTCAACAGATGCCGCTCGGCGTCAACCGCGAGGAGGCCATCCGCGCCGCCGAACAGGCCGCGCTCGCCTCGACGCCGACCATCCGGATGGAGGGTCTGCTGCGATGA
- a CDS encoding class I SAM-dependent methyltransferase — MTRGDIPSNVSDTARWVAAYRARETTRPDALFHDPLADLLAGERGHAIADSAPRMMRGGWPIVTRTKLIDDLVTKAVAEGCDRVLNLAAGLDTRPYRLDLPPELLWIEADLPGIVAEKDDALADQTPHCVLIRRAVDLADPDARAKFLDEALGAIGPATAPASKALVLTEGLLMYLDPPTVTDLANALARPEIAWWLLDLSLGMKKMRSGDTFANAPMKFEPPNGVRFFEDLGWQPIELESLLLHARKFHRAPWYLRPFTYLPQPDPRKPMRNPWSGIIRFRHT; from the coding sequence ATGACCCGAGGGGACATACCGTCCAACGTGTCGGACACCGCGCGCTGGGTCGCGGCCTACCGGGCGCGCGAGACGACACGCCCGGACGCACTGTTCCACGATCCGCTCGCCGACCTGCTGGCCGGAGAACGCGGCCATGCCATCGCCGACAGCGCACCCCGAATGATGCGGGGCGGGTGGCCGATCGTCACCCGCACCAAGCTGATCGACGATCTCGTCACGAAAGCGGTCGCCGAGGGCTGCGACCGGGTCCTCAACCTCGCGGCCGGTCTGGACACCCGCCCCTATCGGCTGGATCTACCGCCCGAGCTGCTCTGGATCGAGGCGGATCTGCCGGGAATCGTCGCGGAGAAGGACGACGCGCTCGCCGATCAGACGCCGCACTGCGTGCTCATCCGCCGAGCGGTCGATCTCGCCGACCCCGATGCCCGCGCGAAGTTCCTCGACGAGGCGCTCGGCGCGATCGGCCCGGCCACCGCCCCCGCGTCGAAGGCCTTGGTGCTCACCGAGGGCCTGCTGATGTACCTCGACCCTCCGACGGTCACCGATCTGGCGAACGCCCTGGCCCGCCCGGAGATCGCCTGGTGGTTGCTCGACCTGAGCCTGGGCATGAAGAAGATGCGTTCCGGCGACACCTTCGCCAACGCGCCGATGAAATTCGAGCCCCCCAACGGCGTCCGCTTCTTCGAAGACCTCGGCTGGCAGCCGATCGAACTGGAAAGCCTGCTGCTGCACGCCCGCAAATTCCACCGCGCACCCTGGTACCTGCGCCCGTTCACCTATCTGCCGCAGCCCGACCCACGCAAACCCATGCGCAACCCGTGGTCGGGCATCATCCGTTTCCGCCACACCTGA
- a CDS encoding LysR family transcriptional regulator translates to MGMVSAARMETFLAVARHGSIRRAAAQLHITEAAVSAAVAHIEKQLGAELVAKAGRGIMLTESGRVYAEYCRGILGLMKEAQAAVRRAETGRLRIGVVATAGEYVLLRPLASFRRRFPDIELSLSVHPRDALFLELQHHETDLVIAGRPPRDTGLVVRARRPSRLVVVGLPELDPLHTTWLLRGRGSGTREATLGLLEQLRIEPPTLTLGSHGAVLAAAREGLGVTLIHSDAISQDLENGVLRVLPVEGTPLDRPWHAITTRTPTPTTRLFLAHLLDPAEVGSDAFHSH, encoded by the coding sequence ATGGGTATGGTGAGCGCGGCTCGGATGGAAACCTTCCTGGCCGTCGCCCGCCACGGCAGCATTCGCCGCGCCGCGGCCCAACTGCACATCACCGAGGCCGCCGTCTCCGCGGCCGTCGCGCACATCGAGAAACAGCTCGGCGCCGAGCTCGTCGCCAAGGCCGGGCGCGGCATCATGCTCACCGAGTCCGGTCGCGTCTACGCCGAGTACTGCCGCGGCATCCTCGGGTTGATGAAGGAGGCGCAGGCCGCGGTGCGCCGCGCCGAGACCGGGCGCCTGCGGATCGGCGTGGTCGCCACCGCGGGCGAATACGTCCTGCTGCGGCCGCTCGCCTCGTTCCGCCGCCGGTTCCCCGACATCGAGCTGAGCCTGTCGGTGCACCCGCGCGACGCGCTGTTCCTCGAATTGCAACATCACGAAACGGATCTCGTCATCGCGGGCCGCCCGCCTCGGGACACCGGGCTGGTGGTGCGCGCTCGGCGGCCGAGCCGCCTGGTCGTGGTCGGACTGCCGGAACTCGACCCACTGCACACCACATGGCTGCTGCGCGGGCGCGGCTCCGGTACCCGGGAGGCCACCCTCGGCCTACTGGAGCAACTCCGGATCGAACCGCCCACGCTCACCCTCGGATCCCACGGCGCGGTCCTGGCCGCCGCGCGAGAAGGATTGGGCGTCACACTGATCCACAGCGATGCCATCTCCCAGGACCTGGAGAACGGCGTGCTGCGCGTCCTCCCGGTCGAAGGCACCCCGCTGGACCGTCCCTGGCATGCCATCACCACCCGCACTCCGACGCCGACCACCCGCCTGTTCCTCGCCCATCTGCTCGACCCCGCCGAGGTCGGCTCCGACGCCTTTCATTCCCATTGA